CCTCATTCTGGCAGAACGACAATCCCAGTATCGTGGACGGGTATCGCTATCTTCTTGGGCAAACAGTCAATCAAAGTTCCCAAGAAGGTTTGGGAGAAGTTACCAAAAACTTTTACTGGGCACCTGAAGGAAGTGGAAACTCACTTGACCCCCGTAATGGCTTACTGGATTTTAAATACTCTTATGGACGTCGCTTGCTTGAGGAGGTGGCAAAAATTCCCGATGCACAGCAGCAGATTCAAGCTTTGGGTTTAGCGCCAGAACTCACCAAATTTTACTCGGAAAAACTTTCCAGTTCGATGCGTGTGTTGAAATCTGGAAATGAGGAGTCTCTTAAACAGACAATTCTCAAAGACCTCTCAATGCCGTATTCACCAGATGGGGCAGAACTTGGACGTCCAAATCTTGGCATTCCTCCAATTAGTTCGTTGAGTGAAGATACTCTGGCTGGAGATGTCGTTTCCTGGGACACTCCAGTAGCGCTAGATCCAGAAGCCATGAACCTTGAGGTTCCTCCCAGCCTTGCAGAAGTTGCTTTATTCCCCCAAGAAGGAGCAAGTTCTTTTCCAACTGAATGGCTTGCGCTGCTTCCTCTGTTAGCCTTACTTCTTCTTGCCTTTGGTGGTGGTGGAGATAGTTCTTCTGGTCAGAATAACGGATCAAATCTCGTCTCAAGTGCACCTCCAGTTGGTTCTTCTGGAGGTGGTTCTCTTCCTTCTGGCGGTGGTGGTGGTTCTGGTGGTAACAACCAAATCATTGAAGTACCGCCCAATCATGGTGTAACTCCCCCGGGACTGGAAGTGAAGAAGGTACCAGAACCAACAACAATAACGCCGCTTGTGTTGTTGATCATTGTACTTTACGTACTTAATCACAAGCAGTGGCGCATACAAACTAGAACACCGATTCAGTAATCGGAACGATGACGAAAAAACTAGGTTTAGTTCGGTTACAACAATAAATGTTTGGTTGTAAAAGACATTAAAACAGGGTTAATTAGTCTTGTTTTTTACCTAATGAATCGGTGTTCTAGAGGTTAAATTCTTTGTTTGTGTATTCAGATGAGTCGGGGTGTAGAAAACGCTCGCATTCTTGTATTTGCTTAAAGAATGCGAGCGTTCGTTTTGAAATTTTTGCTAGGTAGATACTGACGTCAGGTTATGAACAACAAAAGTTCTTACTGAGGTTTGTTATTTGTATTTGATCAAGGTTTTGCTGGAGCAACTTTTGCATTCACCTTCACACTTTTGACACCTTTAATTTCTTGTGCCAAAGTGGGAATTTTATTGAGTTGTTCTTGTGTAGGAACTGTTCCAGCCACTGTTACAGCACCCTCTTTAGCATCAACTGTTAACTGACTGGCTGGTAAATTCGCCTCTAACTTGCCGCGAACTTCGCTTTTTAAATCATTATCACTTCTTTTGGCATCACCACCAGTCGCGTTATTACGTTGTTCGCGTGCTCTAATATCAGACTCTATTTGGTCTTTAC
This portion of the Brasilonema sennae CENA114 genome encodes:
- a CDS encoding BON domain-containing protein yields the protein MNKFIPLIISGVIAVGAFGCETPSKTSADAPSGTNENVNAPTQDTAQKTQEDATGQVRKDQIESDIRAREQRNNATGGDAKRSDNDLKSEVRGKLEANLPASQLTVDAKEGAVTVAGTVPTQEQLNKIPTLAQEIKGVKSVKVNAKVAPAKP